A genomic window from Pecten maximus chromosome 2, xPecMax1.1, whole genome shotgun sequence includes:
- the LOC117342729 gene encoding uncharacterized protein LOC117342729 — protein MCFEYISFVLLSVTFYSSPVSLRNFTCCKVKGLDYKVSPIYSGIPEQCLYERTPINSNLHYVGATITTGTINQEFCEEKLSDEIYKYQVTVAVFFGIAICSKVYTIGYLFSKDNRMNDDPPRVPLSVTLRGLKSKKMQMFLAVVIATGLMISLGILLTGTILRFDNVFGHKDIKHLFSYVYLSGNNLNFWMLALTYFMVTMGSVTLLLFGSAFVSVASDLPAFYIATLSGFLLSVVTTILAICVWINVRVEIDWNLVPEMRSALLNYYKTDSSENSLYYGGVNLGFNFLFYEASEY, from the exons ATGTGCTTTGAATATATCTCTTTTGTCTTACTGTCTGTGACATTTTACTCATCGCCTGTGTCCCTCCGGAAC TTTACATGTTGCAAGGTTAAAGGGCTGGATTATAAGGTTTCTCCAATATACTCCGGTATACCAGAGCAGTGTTTGTATGAAAGAACACCGATCAACTCTAACTTACATTATGTCGGAGCCACCATAACAACTGGTACCATCAACCAAGAG TTTTGCGAAGAGAAATTGTCGGACGAGATATACAAATACCAGGTGACTGTAGCTGTATTTTTTGGGATTGCTATCTGTTCTAAG GTCTATACTATAGGATATCTGTTTTCCAAGGATAATCGGATGAACGATGACCCTCCCCGCGTACCGCTCTCAGTAACCCTCCGTGGACTGAAAAG TAAGAAGATGCAGATGTTTTTGGCTGTCGTCATAGCAACAGGACTA ATGATTTCCTTGGGTATCCTGTTGACGGGGACCATTCTGAGGTTCGATAACGTGTTCGGCCACAAGGACATCAAACATTTATTCTCCTATGTGTACTTAAGTGGAAATAACCTGAACTTCTGGATGCTGGCCCTCACGTATTTTATGGTAACCATGGGCAGTGTGACTCTGTTACTGTTTGGATCCGCTTTCGTGTCGGTAGCATCTGACCTACCAGCTTTTTACATAGCG aCTTTGAGCGGTTTTCTTCTGTCTGTGGTCACCACAATCCTCGCCATCTGCGTTTGGATCAACGTGAGGGTAGAG ATTGATTGGAATCTGGTGCCTGAAATGAGATCCGCTCTGCTGAACTATTACAAGACAGATAGTTCTGAAAATTCTTTGTATTACGGAGGTGTGAATCTGGGATTCAATTTTCTGTTTTACGAGGCAAGTGAATATTGA
- the LOC117321913 gene encoding uncharacterized protein LOC117321913 — protein MRSIAFNDQHPHLGYLLYGLLITIFVTEMLFVIMHVITIFAIRTLRKGLIYMSVVLMACMMICDIITLSLASLLNDKAGHNCEDTFYWLGFCDTQTSTVLLMTGLYIGFDVVHIACLCVLIGLGLHLSKNASPVTIVTPVDGLSGLNTVPLSNPVQSPARDNSVNASVANSTSDRLDRRVSVAQTNTVRKSSIAQSNTNRETPISQRGTGRRTSIAPSTRGRQLSRAEATTDRQSSVTPTVRSVDDVDNDDLETTYA, from the exons ATGCGGAGCATTGCGTTTAACGATCAACACCCACACTTAGGCTACCTCCTCTACGGACTTCTGATCACTATATTTGTCACTGAGATGCTGTTTGTCATAATGCACGTTATCACTATATTCGCTATCAGAACGCTTCGAAAGGGTTTAATTTATATG tccGTCGTGCTGATGGCTTGTATGATGATATGCGATATTATCACCCTCTCTCTTGCGTCACTATTGAATGATAAG GCTGGACATAACTGCGAGGATACATTCTATTGGTTG GGATTTTGTGATACACAAACAAGCACGGTGTTACTGATGACAGGATTGTATATCGGATTTGATGTCGTTCATATAGCTTGTTTG tgtgtgttgATCGGCCTTGGCCTACATCTCAGTAAGAATGCTTCCCCAGTGACGATAGTGACACCAGTAGATGGGCTTTCTGGACTTAATACTGTTCCCTTATCAAACCCCGTACAGTCGCCTGCGAGAGATAATTCTGTGAATGCTTCAGTAGCAAATTCTACTTCAGATAGACTTGACCGTCGTGTATCGGTCGCCCAAACTAATACAGTCCGCAAATCATCTATAGCACAGTCAAACACTAATCGTGAAACACCTATTTCCCAACGTGGCACTGGCCGGCGAACATCTATAGCTCCGTCGACCAGAGGACGACAATTATCTAGAGCCGAAGCGACGACAGATCGGCAGTCATCAGTTACACCTACTGTAAGATCGGTCGATGACGTTGATAACGATGACCTCGAAACAACGTATGCCTGA
- the LOC117321919 gene encoding kelch-like protein 24: MPANWKQDLSMFIHASLEDMYKSGRHTDVEITVEGKTFNCHKTVLAAVSPYFDAMFSSGMRESLDGVVTLHNIDKAIFEHIIDFIYSGKRVVTVDNAQELIKAAAIFQVEYLHEKCEQFLLENICAENCIGAWKLAKSHECPQLSRKAWALIMEHFSDICRSEDFMWLDVDDIIAIITDDHLMVANEEVVCDAVFRWYNAKPQERKQETIRLFEHLRLPLLGSEYLLHEIEPMQIVTDSPRCREIVKEAISYQMLLARRPEFNSPRIAFRQFSNLEEVLVIIGGYNAIGDKVSDLLAYSFQQKRWCTLTQLPIVLGREFASCAYGNDIFVSGGSQRLDILLRYRSENNDWYRCTSLVQGRRRHAMVAVGGSIYVIGGYDDNVKEESQRTLSSIDEYNIQTRSWSSVGSLQMAVRSMTAAVSKEKILVFGGILSDDKETDAVQCFDTRLGVSSFLSGMPSKCKMARAIVLEKQLFVVCTDGSIVEMSEDGNCKTIETLSYFNRRRFGLVHHNGSILVIGGETSGNVHQDIISFNPERKQIRVLPSPTLPSRANFGGLKIVIQKKFLTRDHTRDREPSSRPPSNDS, translated from the coding sequence ATGCCTGCCAACTGGAAGCAAGACCTCTCCATGTTTATACATGCGTCTCTCGAAGATATGTACAAAAGTGGGCGTCATACAGATGTTGAAATTACTGTGGAGGGTAAAACATTCAATTGTCACAAGACCGTGTTAGCCGCTGTCTCGCCTTATTTTGACGCTATGTTTTCCTCTGGTATGCGCGAGTCCTTAGACGGTGTTGTCACACTGCACAACATAGACAAAGCCATTTTTGAACACATCATAGATTTCATCTACTCTGGAAAAAGAGTGGTGACTGTTGACAATGCCCAGGAATTGATTAAAGCAGCGGCAATATTCCAGGTTGAGTATCTACATGAAAAGTGTGAACAGTTTCTTTTGGAAAATATCTGTGCCGAAAATTGCATCGGTGCATGGAAACTCGCCAAGTCACATGAATGTCCGCAACTTTCCCGGAAGGCCTGGGCGCTGATAATGGAACATTTCAGTGACATATGCCGGTCTGAAGACTTCATGTGGCTTGATGTTGATGACATCATCGCAATCATTACTGACGACCATTTGATGGTTGCAAACGAAGAAGTAGTATGCGACGCCGTATTTCGCTGGTATAATGCAAAACCACAAGAGCGGAAACAAGAGACAATTCGTCTGTTTGAACACCTTCGCCTTCCGCTCTTAGGCTCGGAGTATCTCTTGCATGAAATAGAGCCAATGCAGATCGTAACGGATAGTCCCCGCTGTAGGGAAATCGTCAAAGAAGCCATAAGTTATCAAATGCTTTTAGCGCGTCGACCTGAGTTTAATTCCCCACGAATTGCCTTTCGGCAATTTTCCAACCTGGAGGAAGTATTAGTCATCATAGGCGGGTACAACGCCATAGGGGACAAAGTGTCAGACTTGTTAGCGTATAGCTTCCAGCAGAAACGGTGGTGCACTCTTACTCAGCTTCCCATCGTCCTGGGTCGTGAGTTTGCTTCTTGTGCATACGGAAACGATATTTTCGTGTCGGGGGGTTCTCAGAGGCTGGACATACTCCTCCGTTACAGATCAGAAAATAACGACTGGTATCGATGTACGTCGTTGGTTCAGGGGCGGCGACGTCATGCCATGGTCGCGGTTGGCGGGTCCATCTACGTTATCGGTGGCTATGACGACAATGTCAAAGAGGAATCTCAACGAACTTTGTCATCCATCGATGAGTACAATATTCAAACACGTTCCTGGTCTTCAGTAGGAAGCCTCCAGATGGCAGTTCGGTCTATGACGGCAGCTGTGTCGAAGGAGAAGATTTTAGTCTTTGGTGGAATCCTTTCTGACGATAAAGAAACAGACGCAGTCCAATGTTTTGATACGAGGCTCGGTGTGTCAAGTTTTCTGTCAGGAATGCCTTCCAAATGCAAAATGGCGAGAGCAATTGTGttagaaaaacaattatttGTAGTGTGTACAGACGGCAGTATTGTGGAAATGTCTGAGGATGGCAACTGTAAGACTATTGAAACGCTCAGTTACTTCAATAGACGCCGGTTTGGTCTGGTCCACCACAACGGCTCTATACTGGTCATAGGAGGGGAGACCTCCGGTAATGTACACCAGGACATCATATCATTTAATCCTGAGAGGAAGCAGATTCGGGTCCTTCCGTCTCCAACGCTTCCCTCAAGGGCTAACTTCGGTGGACTCAAGATAGTGATCCAGAAGAAATTCCTTACTAGGGACCACACGCGCGATAGGGAACCTTCTTCTCGACCGCCTTCAAACGACAGTTAA